GAATGCACCCATGATTCCTGCACCAGTGAACACGATCATGATCGAGAGGTTGATCCAATAAGTCAATGATGATTTTGGAGGCTTGTGTGTTTTATTATATAGAATCATAGGCAGAACAAAATCCAGAGGAATGAAGCCAACAGCACCAACTACACCGTTTATGTCTCCAAAAAATGGCAACATGGCGGCCAGAAATCCACAGAAAATCATGTAAATTGTCCGAAGAATTAGGCGTGGAAGAAgatttcttttggaaaatatCCCTTGCTTCACGTCAGCCGATTTCTTCTCCATTATTTCATAAGCAACTTGAGAATAAACCTGTAAATATGATGATACTAacattattattgcttattgcTAAGTAGCATAGTTCTAAATTGCAATCTGCAAAGGCTGCCACAATGTAAAGGTTTTAGAAACCTCCGCAACCGATAGCAACTGTAACCGTGGATGGATTTTTCTTTTGGTCCTGAAGAGTCTAGTGGCGAAACTCACTCACACactgtgataaaaaaaatggggAATTTCGGGTTCAAACCCACACCCCTGCATATCAAATGTCCCTGCAGCATACATTATGAGTTGTACTTACAGGACATTGCGGCCCCATTTCTGCAATATAAAGATTTCATTATAATTGCAAATATAACCAAAATTGCGATTTACAATCTTTGCTAAGTAGGAACATATTCAATCCCCCTATATTTGTGAGCTTACCAGACCGATTGCGAAGAGCTGAAGTAGAACAAAGATGACAGCAAGTCCAAGAACCCAAGTTGGAGCCAAAGAAGGTCCATCATCTGGCAACAAACTCTTCAAAATGTTTGAATTGGCCTTGTTTCCAAATACCCAATATCCAGAAACGGCAGCAGAGTAGAATGTAACAAAAATTACAGCATAACACATAGTAAGGCCTTTTATCATCTTTCCAGCTGCAGGAGGTGCTAGAGTTGCCTACATAAATTAATTCATAAAGACATGGTTAATCTAAGTTCAAGAATCATCAATTTTTGTCAATCAGAAAGAGGACACAATAATGTTACTTGTATCTCAGGTAATATTCCATTCCCAAATATTGCTGCAATTATGGAAATGGCAGTAAAGGCACTGAAGGCCCTTGACGATTTCTTGGGTTCTAAGGAATAGTCCCGTTGAGGGGCATTTTTCGATGTACCTGCAAAATAATCAGTGCCCTATCAAATCATTGAAACATTTCCAAATTATGTTTTAATGCTATTTGAACATAGACATATTAATGTAATTAAGTGTTAATAATTTTGTACTAATACAGTACTAGTCAGTCCATACCTGCATGAATACAAGCACCAACTACTAGGAAGGTGTAGCCCAAGCTGAGAAAAAGTGAACACAAGTTGATGTGTCTTAGGGAATGGAAAGTGGGAAGCTGAGACAAAACTATCATTACCACTGTCACCATTGCTATGAACTCGTACAATTTCAGTGATCCATGAGGTACAACATTGGAGTAGACGATCTTCCATGTATAAGATAAAGGAAAAtcaaaaaattaccaaaataacaaattgaaattttttgagcgcaaaataacaattgaaatattaaaaaaaaatgtgtaaatatttttttataggataTTTACAAGCACAAATGTTTGGTTTGCTACCTCTGTTCTCAAATATAGACCCTttcagaatttttttaataaattaactCTATATTGTATAACTTTTTCTATAATAATCTAACACTGATACGGCTCTTTCATGAAATATAAACTATACAAATTgctattaaatttattattgttaccaaaaaatttaattatctGATTATCTTGATAGCATGGACATTGGACAAGCTAACAAGTGGGTTATAATGTGCAATATTTGAGAGCCATTAATAGATTAAATTTGGGgaccaatttttaaaagttCCTTCCCTACCTTAGAAATCACCTGTTATATATATTGAATGTGAATGAAATTTAACTTGTCCCTTTCACATCGACAACCCTCACCCGTTTTCAGTTTGTCAGCcattgaataataaatttttagcTTGTGTGGTAAATACCCAAACTGACATAGTATATGATATAGATCAATAATATTTTGGGTCCCGTCTATGTTGAATGAGTAAAATACGTGACtacgaaagaaaaaaaaaaaaaaagggctcCTTTTATTCATGTCACTATCATGTgaagtatttatttttgttggtaaAACGTATTTTTCTTGTTTACTATCTCTTGATTTGAGAATgacattatataaaataaatgtcaaattattgaaaaagacAAAGGATTGCCTCGATTTTACAATTCCatttacacttttttttctcaatttttaataagggtatgtcaactaatgcttccgtgacactattttttattttatttttacggaAGTGACACTTGTTAAAGAAATCCAACATAGTAAAACTACATTAAAACGTGTGTAGACTTCCCGAGACACTGGTTAgtattttctttctaataaagtACTTGAGGGAGGAGTAAACCTGAAGGCATTCAGCAGCAAGCAAGATTGCCCCTACGCCAACTCCAGTATTGATTGCCGTTTGGATAAAGATTACAAAATAGAACATCCATCCAGATCCTGTCATCAATGAAACCAACAAAATTAAGATAATTCACATAATAGCTTACAAACCTAGATATGCGGTTCTGCATGACCGGTCCTTGTTAACTTATTACTCAATTAATTACTAGTGATTTCACAACAATTGTTTGGTGATTTCACACATTAAGTAGAAAGTtgcaaatgaagaaaaaaataggactaataattttaccaaattaacttccttaattatttgattaattcTCGTTGTCATAAATACAAAGTTGACAATGATAAGTTTAAAGTGATGCACGTGATATTAATCAAAATGtatgtttataattaaaagaGAATCTTAACATGCGACTTCAGAGAATACTCCATCTGATCTTAAATAtaatcaaaagtcaaaatgtatTTGACTCAAATTTAGAATAAATACGttttgatttttgcttatacttAAAGACATGAGGGAGTATGTTAAAGAAGTAAATgtagaaattattttttaaaaagaaaaagtataatgaataagaggagtgctagcaacacactctttaacaaacacactccaacacactcttttattggttgaaattcacatgggtcccataaaagttatatgggtccacatttttttatgggacccatgtgaatttcatcCAATAAAAGAgtgtgtgttggagtgtgtttgatAAAGAGtatgttgctagcattattctttacAATATTTCTAATTAGGTACTTAGTTATTAATGTTTGAAATTGGCGTATCCATTTTCAAAACACAAATTGGCATATCCTAAATAAAGAAAACTTTATAAACACAAATTGCAAGCAATTTAAGCAAACATGCCTTAACAACTTTTTGATTGAGAACAAGCTAGCAATGCAACAAAGTAGTAGTAATGATGACATTACCTAAGACATCGGCGGCAAGTTCCCGGAAACGGATGTGGCGACGACCAGATCTTTCGCAATGATCAAGAACTTTAGACATAAGGCCATAAGAGTAGAAAGTTACAACACCCATAACTGTTAGGCATAACATCCCAATCCCCCATCCTAAACCTCTGAATGCATATGGTAGCGTTAGTATTGTGGGACCCACTATTGCCGTTGTTAAGTGAAACCCAGCGTGCCACCATTCACCTATatatatcatattcatatcatAGTCATTAAAGTAGTAAGATttgcaattaattaattaattaattaaagattaaaaaaaaaaagttggaagTAATTATTAATGGAGTAAGATTGCATGCCTTTGGATTGGAGGACGAAAGCAGCTCCGGCGTCGTCATCGTTGAGGAGATTGATCTCTTTGTTGGATGGATTTGCCATGGAAAGAATTTAGGCACACAGAACAGAAGGGAGATCGAATCAAAATTTGatgataataatataatataataatggaAAGAAAAAGGGTACTTTCACTTTGTGTGCTTAACGATTATTCAGCCTTCAGAATCGCTGACAGACCCAACCGCGTTAGTTGTGATGTATATAGATTCGTTTAGTTTATTTAGTTGTTTATATAGTGTGTGAGCGGGAttctttcaatatttttctcatattgttttactttttatttctttctttttttgtttacaaaggAACAGAggctttttttactttttattttatttttgacaaatttatttcATCTTTTTACCGTATCTCTATTGATTTCTTTTATGAGGTGAAAAATATCTaaacaatcaaacaaaccaacttCTAGTTAATCCAAAGTCAAAATAGAAGTCTCGAAAACTCAAGGCGAATGAACCGGCTATCAACACAGAACGGTCCACGTGCCCACTACTCCCTACAAAAAGCAGCAAGTGATGTTGGTTTTTTTAAGCTAAATTATCTGAAATCAAGGAATGATACGAATATTGAAATAGACCCGACAAAATGAATCATCTCTATCGGCCTCTGACAAATCAAATCTTGTTAAAGCAACACAGaatcaattaaaaatcaaatcgTGGAATGGTCAATCTACCGAGCCCCTCTCTATTGACTTTTTTACTCTCTATTATTTCATCTGTTTATCTCTAGTGGCTTTTTTAACTTTTGTTTGATCGGTTttacaataaataatttatttcatttcacatgagaaaacataacatatataaatgttccatgagcttaactcagttggtaggacattacattatatatgtaagggGTTGAAGCTCGAGTCGGACCTCTAACCACATGCTTAAGAAGACCAAGACTCTTTCcacttgaaccaattcattgttgataattatttttgagaaaagctaacatgtgccctaaggcaTTTGTTAGTGTACTAGTTGaagaaaatttatattgaaacttatgtatttttattttttataattttagaagtcaaagatttattttttcaagacaaaattactatttaaaGTAACTTTAACATGTGctcaagggcacatgttagcatgaTCCATTATTTGTTCCTCTTTCtgctgtaaaataaaaatatgctcTTTATCTGCCCAAAACCGCcagtaattattattactattattattatttgatgagAGAGGCTTAGACGTTTGCAATTTCCACACCATTGTTGGTGGAAAATGGAAATGAAGAGATAACTATGAACTTTAAAACTTTCAGTTCCAAATTATTCTACACAACAATATAACAATAACACCCACCACCTTTAATTCTAACTTCCAGATCCAAACTCCACCACCTTCGTTCACTGATTCCAACTGGACCAACCATGAACTTCTTACACTCTTCAAGATTTACCATCCACAATTTCTTTCCAAATCAACTCATCACATGGTatcaaaagaaagaagcaaGAAGAAGCATAAAAACTGGCAAGATTGATGGCAAGAAGAAATTGATGATAGAAGTTTTGGTTCAAGAACGAAAACccatttttgcttcttttttttctttctccctTGTTCTGCTGCACTAAGTAACattgcagagagagagagagagagagtgagaggtGTTCTGCTGCACATGCTGAGTAACATTGCACAAATAAATGAGAGATAAACGTGTATGTGTATATGTTAGGCAGAGCATAAAAAATTAAGGGAAATGATAGTCATAGCGACAAAAGTGTATCACGAATTAATCACGAAGCTATTTTTACTATACCCTGCTCCATCTCTTTATATTGACCACCCATGTATTGTAATAAATATGGAGGATCCAAGGGCTTAAAATAATTCGTGAACACTTCGTGAGATTGTTTCTCGCTATAAATAGCAGCCCTCAAAAATTAATATTGCTCACACACTTTTACTGGCGGCTTTTGCCGTGATTAAATCAAAGAATGCTTTTTTCAATATTACTGGCGGCTTAAGCCGCCACTAAGTTTAGAGACGGCcccttaattattattttttaagtttttgacGGTTTGTTCCACTTATTGGAGGCTTAGGCCGCCAGAAATTTACAGGAGGCTTTAACCGCcaataaatattaattgaatCCGATGGTAAAttgatgttttcttgtagtgtccatatttttcaaatataatcaataattattattctaaaatattaatttatagtatattatatgttttattttacatCAACATATTATTGTACCGTatctttattataataatatttcataaacaaaattaCCTTATAATTtagatataaaaaattaaaccaaactgcaaataattttatctttaaatcggacgagtttttgcctcaaaatcAATTGAAACCGAACTACAAACACCACTGagaacatatttataaaaatattcaaaagtacaattaaaagcttcatttatttttgtgttttttattttctttttataataattatgaGAAAGAATACTTCAACATTCTTCTTCCTTAGACATATGATAGCAACATAGAAAACAAGCTTAGGAAATTATTCCTTTCACtaaatactatttttatctTCCCATTATCCACTTTCATTTGTAaccttctttcaatttttttttgtcacccATCAGTCAACTGGacgcctaatctggttcgagagTCAGTTCTGATATCATGTGTTCCAGCCTCCTCTCGATTGCTATTACAGGCAATAGAACCGTGATCATCCCTACTAAGTTcggcgtcaatcaccactgaactaaGTAACAATCggtaaatatttttaaacttaCTATAGTTTAGTTGATTACCgatatttatagacaaaatttGATATCATTCAtttatattaagtttttttcCCCCTATAATACCGCCTATTTTTAGAGGCACACCGCACACTAAATGTTGAAGATATAGCGAAGTTTGTACTTATGTCCCTGCGGTGCTTGTCACGCACGACACTTAATACTTTGAGTATTATTGTTAGGTGTAAGGTAAGTAATTTCAATTCtctaaattttgaattttaactcGATCTACTTTTATTTGTGAAAATGACTTATAGTGAGTGTAGTAGTGCTGTCTTGACTTATTTCATGTTTAGGTGTCTTATCCACATCGTGGGAACCCAATTATTCCTTTTATTTATGGAGTGGAGCTTGTCTCCAAGCTGAGTATGTTTGTTACCTTGTTCAAATCGCAAACCTAAAAAATGGAAGTAGATAAGAACAGCTTTCTTTGAGTGGAGCTTGCTTGTAATTAATCATCATCCAAACTTGTTTTCTTGCTGCTTCTTATACTGTAATAGGTAAAAGGAAGAATAATGAATGTTGAATCCTAAATATGGTTTCCAATTTTCTTAAGGAGCTAAATCCCCATCATGACCTTGCAAACTTTTCAatatgttaagaagtctcacatcggttgtgagACGACATTGAtaagtgtttataagcaagtgacaatcatcaccttacaaaccggttttgtaaggatgagttaggtcaAACACTCAATTCTAAGACAATAGATTACATTTTTCATAATGTTGTTTATATAGGCGCTAGCAAGGAAACGTTGGACATTGATGAGAAGACCGTTACAAACAATGTTCATAAATGTCgaaatcatattattattttttttataagcaatgtcGAAATCATATAGTTTGGACGTGTTACGATTTAGCTAGGCATATATGAACCAAATGGAATTTGAAGTGGTAATGGCTTCGTGGAATAAGGCCTTATGGCTTGGCCTAAAGCATTGTACATCGTCATGAGGG
This portion of the Trifolium pratense cultivar HEN17-A07 linkage group LG3, ARS_RC_1.1, whole genome shotgun sequence genome encodes:
- the LOC123915737 gene encoding probable GABA transporter 2 yields the protein MANPSNKEINLLNDDDAGAAFVLQSKGEWWHAGFHLTTAIVGPTILTLPYAFRGLGWGIGMLCLTVMGVVTFYSYGLMSKVLDHCERSGRRHIRFRELAADVLGSGWMFYFVIFIQTAINTGVGVGAILLAAECLQIVYSNVVPHGSLKLYEFIAMVTVVMIVLSQLPTFHSLRHINLCSLFLSLGYTFLVVGACIHAGTSKNAPQRDYSLEPKKSSRAFSAFTAISIIAAIFGNGILPEIQATLAPPAAGKMIKGLTMCYAVIFVTFYSAAVSGYWVFGNKANSNILKSLLPDDGPSLAPTWVLGLAVIFVLLQLFAIGLVYSQVAYEIMEKKSADVKQGIFSKRNLLPRLILRTIYMIFCGFLAAMLPFFGDINGVVGAVGFIPLDFVLPMILYNKTHKPPKSSLTYWINLSIMIVFTGAGIMGAFASIRKLVLDANQFKLFGSDVVD